One region of Triticum aestivum cultivar Chinese Spring chromosome 6B, IWGSC CS RefSeq v2.1, whole genome shotgun sequence genomic DNA includes:
- the LOC123134896 gene encoding cytosolic sulfotransferase 17-like: MAQPPSKGEDGGAAMSSAQSKSISPKDLISTLPTSSDDRCSGPLVLYKNYWLRFTVLERILLAQVTMKPRDDDIILATQPKSGTTWLKAVAFAITNRGRYGFGDHPLLTQHPQHLVPSIELHGPGRDHTDLNALASPRLLSTHIPMSLLPPEMTPSSGRRVVYLCRDPKDTFVSRWHFDNKIFHGSAMELDKAYDLFCRGLSPYGPFWEKYLEYWKASLATPDKVLFLKYEEIKEDSVGVVRKLAVFLGVPFSQEEESSRVPEEVARVCSFETLRSLQVNQVSVVNEHGNHRFPANSAFFRKGQVGDWANHMSREMGEKMDQITKEKLKGSGLAFSFAFLVSFPHSSVSYSDISD; encoded by the coding sequence ATGGCTCAGCCTCCATCCAAGGGAGAAGATGGTGGTGCTGCCATGAGCTCTGCACAATCCAAATCAATAAGCCCCAAAGATTTGATATCCACGCTCCCAACAAGTAGTGATGACCGGTGCTCGGGGCCGCTCGTCCTATACAAAAACTACTGGCTGAGGTTCACCGTGCTGGAGCGGATCCTGCTGGCCCAGGTCACCATGAAGCCCCGGGACGACGACATCATCCTCGCCACACAGCCCAAAAGCGGCACCACCTGGCTCAAGGCCGTCGCCTTCGCCATCACCAACCGAGGCCGCTACGGCTTCGGCGACCACCCCCTCCTCACCCAGCACCCTCAGCACCTCGTGCCGAGCATCGAGCTCCACGGCCCGGGTAGGGACCATACCGACCTCAACGCACTTGCCTCTCCTCGGCTTCTCTCCACGCACATTCCCATGTCGCTGCTCCCGCCGGAGATGACTCCATCCAGCGGCCGTCGCGTCGTGTACCTCTGCCGAGACCCCAAGGACACGTTCGTGTCTCGGTGGCACTTCGACAACAAGATCTTCCACGGTTCCGCCATGGAGCTAGACAAAGCCTATGACTTGTTCTGCCGGGGGCTCTCGCCTTACGGGCCTTTCTGGGAGAAATATCTGGAGtactggaaggcaagcttggcgacgccGGACAAGGTCCTTTTCTTGAAGTACGAAGAGATCAAGGAAGACTCTGTGGGAGTCGTGCGGAAGCTCGCGGTGTTCCTGGGCGTCCCGTTCAGCCAGGAGGAGGAAAGTTCTCGTGTCCCGGAAGAGGTCGCGAGGGTCTGCAGCTTTGAAACACTGAGGAGCCTACAGGTTAACCAGGTAAGTGTTGTTAATGAGCACGGAAATCACAGGTTTCCTGCTAATTCAGCCTTCTTTAGAAAAGGACAAGTTGGGGACTGGGCGAACCACATGAGCCGAGAGATGGGGGAAAAGATGGATCAGATCACCAAAGAAAAGCTCAAGGGATCTGGACTCGCATTCTCATTTGCATTTCTGGTTTCTTTTCCGCACAGCTCTGTTTCGTACTCGGACATTTCGGATTAA